Proteins from a single region of Geovibrio ferrireducens:
- a CDS encoding multiheme c-type cytochrome, whose product MMRNGIVFFALALLAVFTASAEAKDSKGYMSWKTEGFAGPEKCAECHEDVHAQWATSWHTKKTEWGPAYPEYSAGRDYPWGKEKIYPWVKRDWDKLDTYMILDKKDDNTNYIAIDKIQFKNVELVVGSQRKQRYAVYYDGAPRKAWLAATEDGGISWKLDKTKTVDYPGSKERAGYHFLFIEVKPKDGEMNKANYGEFRSWQERCIACHSTGFDVNAWNKAKADYVAGKRKDLRDTFVSSISISCEACHGGGAVHAENPSADNIINPAKLTDVKERQIVCSRCHTRAQTNTAHGKGSNDNRGFILGKNKYEDVMQYTRPSWGKGNRQVSIDGKGRRDHQQDMDIMLSATIVGEHSTHAKMACFDCHTSHNVGNNPKSPWLFDKTPAEVCAKCHGSNAEAVLKVLDGRSGWKKSGYPDWATEYGREPNKQHIFNFDAQGRSFGITPEQYHWALKKEGDAAKASDWEAIWPWEKTAAEKAGRTVFIGADPVKK is encoded by the coding sequence ATGATGCGAAATGGTATCGTTTTTTTTGCATTGGCTCTGCTGGCGGTTTTTACCGCGTCAGCCGAGGCAAAAGACTCAAAAGGCTATATGTCATGGAAAACAGAAGGCTTTGCAGGTCCTGAAAAATGCGCCGAATGCCATGAGGATGTTCATGCTCAGTGGGCCACAAGCTGGCACACAAAAAAAACCGAATGGGGACCCGCTTACCCTGAATATTCCGCAGGAAGGGATTATCCGTGGGGAAAAGAAAAGATATACCCATGGGTAAAAAGGGACTGGGACAAGCTTGACACTTACATGATCCTCGATAAAAAGGATGACAATACCAACTACATAGCCATAGACAAAATACAGTTCAAGAATGTTGAGCTTGTTGTCGGCTCCCAGCGCAAGCAGAGATACGCTGTTTATTATGACGGCGCACCCCGCAAGGCATGGCTCGCCGCAACAGAAGACGGCGGTATTTCATGGAAGCTTGACAAGACAAAGACTGTGGACTACCCCGGCAGTAAAGAAAGAGCCGGCTACCATTTCCTTTTCATAGAGGTTAAGCCTAAAGACGGCGAAATGAACAAGGCCAATTACGGCGAGTTCCGCTCATGGCAGGAACGCTGTATAGCCTGCCACTCCACAGGATTTGATGTAAACGCGTGGAATAAGGCAAAGGCCGACTATGTAGCAGGTAAACGCAAGGATCTGAGAGACACATTTGTTTCAAGCATCAGCATATCCTGTGAGGCCTGTCACGGCGGCGGCGCGGTACATGCCGAAAACCCGTCAGCAGACAATATAATAAACCCTGCCAAGCTCACTGATGTCAAAGAAAGACAGATAGTATGCTCCCGCTGTCACACAAGAGCCCAGACAAATACCGCCCACGGCAAGGGCTCTAACGACAACAGAGGCTTTATCCTCGGCAAAAACAAATACGAGGATGTAATGCAGTACACCCGTCCCTCATGGGGCAAAGGCAACCGTCAGGTTTCAATAGACGGCAAAGGCAGACGTGACCACCAGCAGGATATGGACATAATGCTCAGCGCCACAATAGTCGGCGAGCACAGCACCCATGCAAAAATGGCATGCTTTGACTGCCACACGTCCCATAATGTGGGCAATAACCCCAAAAGCCCGTGGCTGTTTGATAAAACACCGGCGGAAGTCTGCGCAAAATGCCACGGCTCAAATGCCGAAGCTGTTCTTAAGGTGCTTGACGGACGCAGCGGCTGGAAAAAATCAGGCTATCCCGACTGGGCTACCGAATACGGCCGTGAACCTAACAAGCAGCACATATTCAATTTCGATGCGCAGGGAAGATCCTTCGGCATAACACCCGAACAGTACCACTGGGCGCTGAAAAAAGAAGGTGATGCCGCCAAAGCATCCGACTGGGAAGCTATATGGCCATGGGAAAAAACAGCAGCGGAAAAAGCAGGGCGTACAGTGTTCATAGGCGCTGACCCTGTAAAGAAATAA
- a CDS encoding response regulator, translating into MAEKILIIDDDAELRENIAEILSESGFETDEASSAEAALEILKISQPDIILTDYIMPEMLGTDLISYVKKNYPGISVIMITAFATVDNAVEAMKRGADDYIAKPFRKDELLISIRKNIEESKFSKCIINAGMDETLSCISNTIRRRIILLLFEEKRMRFMDITRSLGIDDHTKVNFHLKILRQSDIISQDNEKNYILTKAGEKIVHCLKTISQNITSL; encoded by the coding sequence ATGGCGGAAAAAATACTGATAATTGACGATGATGCCGAACTAAGGGAAAATATTGCGGAAATCCTTTCCGAAAGCGGCTTTGAAACGGACGAAGCCTCCTCAGCGGAAGCAGCTTTGGAAATTCTGAAAATATCTCAGCCGGATATTATCCTCACCGATTACATCATGCCGGAAATGCTGGGCACAGATCTTATCTCCTATGTGAAAAAGAATTATCCGGGGATAAGCGTAATAATGATCACCGCGTTTGCCACAGTCGACAACGCTGTGGAAGCCATGAAAAGAGGCGCGGACGATTATATCGCCAAGCCTTTCAGGAAGGATGAGCTTCTGATAAGCATCCGTAAGAACATAGAAGAGAGCAAATTTTCAAAATGTATCATCAATGCAGGCATGGACGAAACTCTCTCCTGCATATCAAACACCATAAGACGGCGTATTATCCTCCTGCTGTTTGAGGAGAAAAGGATGCGCTTCATGGACATTACCCGGAGCCTAGGCATTGACGACCACACCAAGGTGAACTTCCACCTTAAAATTCTCCGTCAGTCGGACATAATTTCGCAGGATAATGAGAAAAACTATATCCTGACCAAGGCAGGTGAAAAAATAGTCCACTGTCTCAAGACTATCTCTCAAAACATAACATCCTTGTAA
- a CDS encoding sensor histidine kinase produces MFILYIIYIFYGLAFFTLGVAVLTKDTKLSSLDIAPILWLLGLFGVVHGLHEWIELYMHMNKADPQFNFMSWKIVRLLIVESSYVIMLVFALELMLVVSNRARLFASRKNAKLWGAFIILILTAAVFLISVEYRHDKLIRNLIGFTSSIFAGIGLVLYSKSVMSVSKSGAANFRYAGFSLVAYAFLTGVIPTGTIIPLIGINVVLLRGLSALSLMFFMLRAMKTFDEEQYRLIEKRLQLLAQSEKLTSIGKLAAGIAHEINNPLSNALLSTEILKGKVEGNEKALARLESIEKNIERAGRIARELLLYSREKGVEFTEISTESLLESVKTLLSNQPFYKNIRFKCEHPLYFQGIFWKAEEVLINLIMNAAEACPENPEISVECSEEEGFAVIKVRDNGHGIPENIKTKVFDPFFTTKEVGKGTGMGLYVTYNIMRLHGGSIEILSEEGKGTEVSVRFPEEACDGGKNTDN; encoded by the coding sequence ATGTTTATTCTTTACATCATCTATATCTTTTACGGTCTGGCTTTTTTTACACTGGGAGTTGCTGTTCTCACCAAAGACACAAAGCTCAGCAGTCTTGATATTGCGCCGATCCTCTGGCTTCTGGGCTTATTCGGCGTGGTGCATGGACTTCATGAATGGATAGAGCTTTACATGCACATGAATAAGGCTGACCCTCAGTTTAATTTCATGAGCTGGAAGATTGTCCGCCTGCTTATTGTGGAATCATCATATGTTATCATGCTTGTTTTCGCTCTGGAGCTCATGCTTGTTGTATCAAACAGGGCAAGGCTTTTCGCCAGCAGGAAAAACGCCAAGCTGTGGGGCGCTTTCATAATTCTTATCCTCACTGCGGCGGTGTTCCTGATCTCTGTGGAATACAGGCATGACAAGCTGATCCGAAATCTCATCGGCTTCACAAGTTCTATATTTGCGGGCATCGGCCTTGTGCTTTATTCAAAATCGGTTATGAGCGTGTCAAAAAGCGGTGCGGCAAACTTCCGCTATGCGGGCTTCTCGCTGGTTGCGTATGCGTTTCTCACCGGGGTCATACCTACAGGAACCATTATCCCCCTTATCGGCATAAATGTTGTGCTTCTGCGCGGACTCAGCGCCCTTTCCCTGATGTTTTTCATGCTGAGGGCAATGAAAACCTTTGATGAAGAGCAGTACAGGCTTATAGAAAAGCGGCTCCAGCTTCTGGCGCAGAGCGAAAAGCTCACTTCCATCGGCAAACTGGCGGCAGGCATAGCCCACGAGATAAACAACCCGCTCTCCAATGCGCTCCTGAGTACGGAAATACTGAAAGGCAAGGTAGAGGGGAACGAAAAGGCTCTTGCACGTCTTGAGTCCATAGAAAAAAATATAGAAAGAGCAGGCAGGATAGCCAGAGAGCTTCTGCTTTACTCAAGGGAGAAAGGTGTGGAGTTTACCGAAATCTCCACGGAATCGCTCCTTGAGAGTGTAAAAACCCTGCTGAGCAACCAGCCTTTTTATAAAAATATAAGGTTTAAATGTGAGCATCCTCTGTATTTTCAGGGCATTTTCTGGAAAGCGGAGGAGGTTTTGATCAACCTGATCATGAACGCCGCCGAGGCATGCCCGGAAAATCCCGAAATATCAGTGGAATGCTCCGAAGAGGAAGGCTTCGCGGTGATAAAAGTGCGGGATAACGGCCACGGGATTCCGGAAAATATAAAAACAAAGGTCTTCGATCCCTTTTTCACCACAAAAGAGGTCGGCAAAGGTACGGGGATGGGGCTTTACGTCACTTACAACATAATGAGGCTCCACGGCGGAAGCATTGAAATTTTGAGCGAGGAAGGGAAGGGGACGGAGGTTTCCGTGCGTTTTCCCGAAGAGGCTTGTGATGGCGGAAAAAATACTGATAATTGA
- a CDS encoding sensor histidine kinase has product MSKKLAVWISILVTVVLVFSTGVYYSQSQKAVLFEIQKRTAELLRADKRTVSDFLGHIRSVTYGLYTNPVNSRFIFHGEGKERAETLFMDYCNNVREVQAIRLVDKEGKIQVFMRECENLSGEADYEPIDISSKDFIQDAAELDRPEILFSKFERGFLPDAVSFCPSMIRTVVPYFAGSGHAGYLVVNYWGERLGEVVNRLNRNEGHSFIVEKNKINPDRHGIFLFHKNKSYEFANQMQHDHRFQTVYGADVFDEVIKGLDGIIRLKNGDFLGYTTVYPYEGTDISWKVCTVIDSKYAFRNLRALKTGFILVLSLSVFMAVLTAFIFAEKFLKPLGGLKKALENYGRGNLDYEIKEDYTDELGDIAAKVQEMAVSLRNHIKERETAQKRMELADRLSSLSILSAGVSHELSTPLNSILLAAGIIEKECGSTDEVRAVKAQAERCVGIIASMKRLVADGYDSCTKERLNLKEIVGETVRFMRAGGGVFIETELEDAYIDGCRTLINQAFLNIAVNAVDAVFPSGRVVFRLFRENGKVILDTEDNGSGIEPEKLEKIFDPFFTTKSPDKGTGLGLSITHRIITEHGGKISVRSEKGKGTAVRCEFNESSYS; this is encoded by the coding sequence ATGAGCAAAAAACTTGCGGTATGGATCAGCATTCTTGTCACTGTGGTTCTTGTTTTTTCCACAGGTGTTTATTATTCGCAGTCGCAGAAGGCTGTTCTCTTTGAGATACAGAAGCGCACTGCCGAGCTCCTGCGGGCGGACAAGCGCACGGTCTCCGATTTTCTGGGGCATATCCGCTCCGTAACCTACGGTCTCTACACCAACCCGGTCAACAGCCGCTTCATTTTCCACGGTGAGGGGAAGGAACGCGCCGAAACCCTTTTCATGGACTACTGCAATAATGTCCGTGAGGTTCAGGCGATACGCCTTGTGGATAAGGAGGGAAAGATTCAGGTTTTCATGCGTGAGTGCGAAAACCTTTCCGGCGAAGCTGACTACGAACCCATAGATATTTCCTCCAAGGATTTCATACAGGATGCGGCTGAGCTTGACAGGCCGGAGATTCTGTTCAGCAAGTTTGAGCGGGGCTTTCTTCCCGATGCGGTAAGCTTCTGCCCGTCCATGATCCGCACTGTTGTCCCCTACTTTGCCGGTTCAGGGCATGCGGGGTATCTGGTGGTGAACTACTGGGGCGAACGCCTCGGCGAGGTGGTGAACAGGCTTAACCGCAATGAAGGGCATTCTTTCATAGTGGAGAAAAACAAGATCAACCCCGACCGCCACGGAATTTTCCTTTTTCATAAAAACAAGAGCTACGAATTTGCAAACCAGATGCAGCATGACCACCGCTTCCAGACGGTTTACGGAGCGGATGTCTTTGATGAAGTAATCAAAGGGCTGGACGGCATAATCCGCCTGAAAAACGGCGATTTCCTCGGATACACCACGGTTTACCCCTACGAAGGGACGGATATTTCATGGAAAGTCTGCACGGTGATCGACTCAAAGTACGCCTTTCGCAATCTCCGCGCTCTTAAAACGGGGTTCATACTCGTCCTTTCACTGTCTGTTTTTATGGCAGTTCTCACCGCCTTCATATTCGCGGAAAAGTTCCTTAAGCCGCTGGGCGGGCTGAAAAAGGCTCTGGAAAACTACGGCAGGGGAAATCTGGATTACGAGATAAAAGAGGACTATACAGACGAACTGGGGGACATAGCCGCCAAGGTTCAGGAAATGGCGGTATCCCTGCGGAATCATATAAAAGAGAGGGAAACGGCGCAGAAAAGGATGGAGCTTGCAGACAGGCTTTCATCCTTAAGCATACTCAGCGCAGGAGTTTCCCACGAGCTTTCAACACCGCTGAACTCCATCCTCCTTGCGGCGGGGATCATAGAAAAGGAATGCGGCTCCACTGACGAGGTTCGGGCGGTTAAGGCACAGGCGGAAAGGTGTGTCGGGATCATCGCCTCCATGAAGCGCCTTGTGGCGGACGGATATGACAGCTGCACCAAGGAGCGGCTGAACCTTAAGGAAATAGTCGGTGAAACTGTGCGGTTTATGCGTGCCGGCGGCGGGGTGTTTATAGAAACCGAGCTTGAGGACGCATATATTGATGGCTGCCGGACATTGATAAATCAGGCTTTTCTGAATATCGCAGTGAACGCGGTGGACGCTGTTTTCCCGTCCGGCAGGGTGGTGTTCCGCCTTTTCAGGGAGAACGGAAAGGTTATTCTTGATACTGAGGACAACGGCAGCGGCATTGAGCCTGAAAAGCTGGAGAAGATATTCGATCCGTTCTTCACGACAAAATCGCCGGATAAGGGAACAGGTCTCGGACTCTCCATCACCCACAGGATAATAACCGAACACGGCGGAAAAATCAGCGTGAGAAGCGAGAAAGGGAAAGGGACTGCGGTAAGGTGCGAATTTAATGAAAGTAGTTATAGTTGA
- a CDS encoding sigma-54-dependent transcriptional regulator, whose product MKVVIVEDDRTLCGLLKKSLENEFNVTAFYEPETALAHIKSSGADAVVSDVRMPGMTGFGLLEALREEMPEVRLILMTGYGTVTESVNAIKSGAYDYILKPVDPDILIKKLEQIRTLIDFGRQSAGSFAPVYKSRRFEDIMQLAARAAKADSGVLITGETGSGKEIIARFIHGVSARRTAPFVAVNCGNMQEQLFESELFGYRKGAFTGADSNKRGLVSAAERGTLFLDEIGELPLPSQAKLLRFIETKTYYPLGSVEQKTANVRFIAATNRNPAEEAENGTFRKDLYYRLNVLEIKVPPLRERKEDIMPLAEYFLGRFRHINPKIEGFSADSVRFLENYSYPGNVRELSNIIERAVILETGHIISPASLHMPDPAGRGTSRKLDDVVREHILTALSEAGGSKTKAAEILGIDASTIYRRLKEYGIG is encoded by the coding sequence ATGAAAGTAGTTATAGTTGAGGATGACAGAACACTCTGCGGGCTTCTGAAAAAGAGCCTTGAGAACGAGTTTAACGTTACCGCGTTCTATGAGCCGGAAACGGCGCTGGCGCATATAAAGAGCTCCGGTGCGGACGCTGTGGTCTCTGATGTGCGTATGCCGGGGATGACCGGGTTTGGGCTTCTGGAAGCCCTGCGTGAGGAGATGCCCGAAGTGCGCCTGATACTGATGACCGGCTACGGCACTGTCACCGAATCGGTAAACGCCATAAAAAGCGGAGCATACGACTATATCCTCAAGCCTGTGGATCCGGACATTCTCATAAAAAAGCTGGAGCAGATACGAACCCTCATCGACTTCGGCAGACAGAGCGCCGGAAGCTTCGCACCCGTCTATAAATCACGCAGGTTTGAAGATATAATGCAGCTTGCCGCCCGTGCCGCCAAGGCGGACAGCGGCGTGCTCATCACCGGGGAAACAGGGAGCGGAAAAGAGATAATCGCCCGATTCATACACGGTGTATCAGCCCGCAGAACTGCGCCCTTCGTGGCAGTGAACTGCGGCAATATGCAGGAACAGCTTTTCGAGAGCGAGCTTTTCGGCTACCGCAAGGGGGCATTCACCGGAGCAGATTCCAATAAGCGGGGGCTTGTTTCTGCTGCGGAGCGGGGAACACTCTTTCTGGATGAGATAGGCGAGCTCCCCCTCCCCTCGCAGGCAAAGCTTCTGCGTTTTATAGAGACAAAAACCTACTACCCCTTAGGCTCTGTTGAGCAGAAAACAGCGAACGTCCGCTTCATCGCAGCCACCAACCGCAATCCCGCAGAGGAGGCGGAAAACGGCACTTTCCGCAAGGATCTGTACTACAGGCTGAACGTGCTGGAGATTAAGGTTCCGCCGTTAAGGGAAAGAAAAGAGGACATAATGCCGCTGGCTGAATATTTCCTCGGCAGGTTCCGCCACATAAACCCGAAGATAGAGGGCTTCTCGGCAGATTCCGTGAGGTTTCTGGAAAATTATTCATATCCGGGCAATGTCCGCGAACTCTCGAACATCATAGAACGGGCGGTGATACTGGAAACAGGGCATATTATATCGCCTGCGTCACTCCATATGCCTGATCCGGCGGGAAGAGGCACTTCCCGGAAGCTGGACGATGTTGTGCGGGAGCATATACTGACCGCACTGAGCGAAGCCGGAGGAAGCAAGACAAAAGCCGCCGAAATTCTCGGCATAGACGCTTCCACCATATACCGCAGGCTCAAGGAATACGGCATAGGGTGA
- a CDS encoding cytochrome c3 family protein, translating to MKKLIIVCLMMLFSFGAAQAAEKSSCITCHGSKAEMEKLGYPQLYLDPAEVEKEVNMGEVACEDCHLGNPAGMTAEEAHKGMPRPFYAAVGKNHKYQAVGRDITNYDPIQPQGKVPFAYLMRKPDPEKAKAQGIAVLAQLFYHDHDPETMAYDPSIAEKTCGKCHENEVKEYNVSSMGQNRYQRGYKKFSDLKPGPQNCGAWFGDNHEAISGELAVEYPKAHNDGSARNCNQCHASCNDCHYQGYKASNARHTFKKDPEPLSCYGNGKGTICHAGPMDRRRGAGYMRGAFAFPVNELPDDVHMANGVTCNDCHKMENHSYGHLSSQSARESCKNCHEDIYQAALESEDHGNVDCTSCHIQSVGAYQFTFWGPGKQEGQVKALTKHKEYYGTRSMPTLVKHPERGVWIPMKPYPMAVLNIKEDVKKVNKLILREIEPMTVKGNAKIGEKDFTVERKPDEVNDMYIMNGTSKLKKNSKMLAWIQMDKMSHSIGKARNCESCHSSHDQIATSWWTYDNMNDVKKTFNGSYTIKATKKGLFFTDWKNETPVTVDERDVEDFMPFVNSGNVWDVKGIDMSIPFDDKKYADALGDYNLLYAKLHRLELANKNDKEKLEKVKLARKILPHNPKKAAEMISGL from the coding sequence ATGAAAAAACTTATAATAGTCTGTCTTATGATGCTTTTCAGCTTCGGCGCCGCACAGGCTGCGGAGAAGTCATCCTGCATCACATGTCACGGAAGCAAGGCGGAGATGGAAAAACTCGGCTACCCACAGCTTTATCTCGACCCTGCTGAGGTTGAAAAGGAAGTTAACATGGGCGAAGTCGCCTGTGAGGACTGTCACCTCGGTAATCCCGCCGGAATGACTGCGGAAGAGGCGCACAAAGGAATGCCCCGTCCCTTTTATGCGGCTGTGGGCAAAAACCACAAGTATCAGGCAGTCGGCAGGGACATCACAAATTACGACCCCATTCAGCCTCAGGGAAAAGTTCCCTTCGCATACCTTATGAGAAAGCCTGATCCCGAAAAAGCCAAAGCTCAGGGAATTGCTGTTCTCGCACAGCTTTTCTACCATGACCACGATCCCGAAACCATGGCATATGACCCCTCAATTGCGGAAAAAACCTGCGGAAAATGCCACGAGAATGAGGTTAAAGAATACAATGTCTCCAGCATGGGTCAGAACAGATACCAGAGAGGGTACAAAAAATTCAGCGATCTGAAACCCGGCCCCCAGAACTGCGGAGCATGGTTCGGTGACAACCATGAGGCTATCAGCGGCGAACTTGCCGTGGAATACCCGAAGGCGCACAACGACGGCTCAGCCAGAAACTGCAACCAGTGCCACGCAAGCTGTAATGACTGCCACTATCAGGGATATAAGGCATCAAACGCCCGCCACACCTTCAAAAAAGATCCCGAACCCCTTTCATGCTACGGAAACGGCAAAGGCACAATCTGCCATGCCGGCCCCATGGACAGGAGAAGAGGCGCAGGCTACATGAGGGGCGCGTTTGCTTTTCCCGTGAATGAGCTTCCGGATGATGTGCACATGGCAAACGGAGTTACCTGCAACGACTGCCACAAGATGGAAAACCATAGCTACGGCCACCTGAGCTCCCAGTCCGCCCGCGAATCCTGCAAAAACTGCCATGAGGATATTTATCAGGCCGCTCTTGAAAGCGAGGATCACGGCAATGTGGACTGCACATCCTGCCACATTCAGTCTGTAGGCGCATACCAGTTCACCTTCTGGGGCCCCGGCAAGCAGGAAGGGCAGGTGAAGGCGCTGACCAAACATAAAGAATATTACGGCACAAGAAGCATGCCCACGCTTGTGAAACACCCCGAAAGAGGCGTGTGGATACCCATGAAGCCCTATCCTATGGCTGTATTGAACATCAAAGAGGATGTGAAAAAGGTGAATAAACTTATCCTCCGCGAGATAGAGCCCATGACTGTCAAAGGCAATGCGAAAATAGGCGAGAAGGATTTTACGGTCGAGAGGAAGCCGGACGAAGTGAACGATATGTACATTATGAACGGCACATCCAAGCTGAAAAAGAACAGCAAGATGCTTGCATGGATTCAGATGGACAAAATGAGCCACTCCATAGGCAAGGCAAGGAACTGCGAATCCTGCCACTCATCACATGACCAGATAGCTACCTCATGGTGGACTTATGACAACATGAACGATGTGAAGAAAACCTTTAACGGAAGCTACACCATCAAGGCAACAAAGAAAGGCCTGTTTTTCACCGACTGGAAGAACGAAACCCCGGTCACTGTTGATGAGCGCGATGTTGAGGATTTCATGCCCTTCGTAAATTCCGGCAATGTGTGGGATGTTAAAGGGATTGATATGTCAATTCCGTTTGATGACAAGAAATACGCAGACGCACTTGGCGACTACAACCTTCTTTATGCGAAGCTCCACAGGCTTGAGCTTGCCAATAAGAACGACAAGGAGAAGCTGGAGAAGGTTAAGCTTGCCAGAAAGATCCTTCCGCACAACCCCAAAAAAGCCGCAGAGATGATCAGCGGGCTTTAG
- a CDS encoding ferritin family protein, with product MNLELLQALKTAHDAEVEGMRSYLSFAKQTQVAGGKNILIQLAMDEIDHMELINKFMERMLKGEVYQTVDVPKARLDKFMPKVADASLQKMDKADVGDLDALKIALAHEEKARLFYLDQAQKTDNLQAKKLFTDLAAVEQKHYDILQAEIQFIQQDGFWFDMMEFSLEK from the coding sequence ATGAATCTTGAACTACTTCAAGCACTAAAGACGGCACACGACGCAGAGGTGGAGGGGATGAGGTCCTATCTCAGCTTCGCCAAACAAACACAGGTTGCAGGCGGCAAGAATATTCTTATCCAGCTTGCCATGGACGAAATCGACCATATGGAGCTCATCAACAAGTTTATGGAACGCATGCTGAAAGGCGAAGTCTACCAGACGGTGGATGTGCCGAAGGCAAGGCTGGACAAGTTTATGCCCAAGGTTGCTGATGCCAGCCTTCAGAAGATGGATAAGGCTGATGTGGGCGATCTGGACGCGCTGAAAATTGCCCTTGCACATGAGGAAAAAGCGCGCCTCTTCTACCTTGATCAGGCTCAGAAAACAGACAACCTCCAGGCGAAAAAGCTCTTCACCGACCTTGCCGCTGTCGAGCAGAAGCATTATGACATTCTTCAGGCCGAAATCCAGTTCATCCAGCAGGATGGTTTCTGGTTTGACATGATGGAGTTTTCTCTGGAAAAATAA
- a CDS encoding aminotransferase class I/II-fold pyridoxal phosphate-dependent enzyme: MNALAKELNEIIAGVNPAVYEMLSDLGKNIYMPKGIITQSAEAKEKAHKFNATIGIAMEKGEPMYLQCIYDHLKGLPAKDVFTYAPSSGKPELRTRWRKKIYDENPSLAGKNIGSPVVTNALTHGLNVVADMFLDKGDYVVLPSMFWGNYRLTFSVINGAEIATYETFTEKGGFNVQALLSKVEECGKIKGKAVVILNFPNNPSGYTPVPAEAKAIADGLTAIAEKGIKLVVVTDDAYFTLFYEDSITESIYGQLVGRSKNLLPVKLDGATKEEFVWGFRVGFITFGATSSADESKMFAAIEKKVTGLIRGTISNCPHPSQTLVLKSLEHPDFEKQRKQKFEVLKERALKFKEILNRGEFTDQFTYYPFNSGYFMCLKLNTVDAEELRIHLLDKYGIGTISSSKTDLRIAFSCVEVGDSEELFKCIYQACKELAAK; the protein is encoded by the coding sequence ATGAACGCTCTCGCAAAAGAACTTAACGAGATTATAGCCGGAGTAAACCCAGCCGTTTACGAAATGCTTTCCGACCTCGGAAAGAACATTTACATGCCCAAAGGCATTATCACTCAGTCGGCAGAGGCTAAGGAAAAGGCTCATAAGTTTAACGCTACCATAGGTATAGCAATGGAGAAGGGCGAACCCATGTACCTCCAGTGCATCTATGACCATCTCAAAGGGCTCCCCGCTAAGGATGTTTTCACCTATGCGCCCTCTTCAGGCAAGCCTGAACTGAGAACGAGATGGAGAAAGAAAATATACGATGAAAACCCCTCTCTCGCAGGGAAAAATATAGGTTCGCCCGTTGTTACAAACGCGCTTACCCACGGCCTTAACGTTGTTGCGGACATGTTTCTTGATAAAGGGGACTATGTTGTTCTCCCCTCTATGTTCTGGGGCAACTACAGGCTGACATTCTCCGTTATCAACGGCGCAGAAATCGCCACTTATGAAACCTTCACTGAGAAAGGCGGGTTTAATGTTCAGGCTCTGCTTTCCAAGGTTGAGGAATGCGGCAAAATAAAAGGGAAGGCTGTTGTTATCCTCAACTTCCCCAACAACCCCTCAGGCTACACACCCGTGCCCGCTGAGGCAAAAGCAATAGCGGACGGCCTCACAGCCATCGCCGAGAAAGGCATCAAGCTTGTTGTGGTCACTGACGATGCTTACTTCACACTTTTCTATGAGGACAGCATAACAGAATCTATCTACGGTCAGCTTGTGGGCAGAAGCAAAAACCTTCTCCCCGTCAAACTTGACGGAGCCACAAAAGAGGAGTTCGTATGGGGCTTCCGTGTGGGCTTTATCACCTTCGGCGCCACAAGCAGCGCGGACGAATCCAAAATGTTTGCCGCTATCGAGAAAAAGGTTACAGGCCTCATCAGGGGAACAATCTCCAACTGCCCCCACCCCTCGCAGACACTTGTTCTCAAGTCTCTGGAACACCCCGACTTCGAGAAACAGAGAAAACAGAAATTCGAGGTGCTCAAAGAAAGAGCGCTTAAATTTAAAGAGATCCTTAACAGAGGCGAATTCACAGACCAGTTCACTTACTACCCCTTCAACTCAGGCTACTTTATGTGCCTTAAGCTGAACACTGTGGACGCTGAGGAACTCCGCATTCACCTGCTGGATAAATACGGCATAGGCACTATCTCCTCCAGCAAAACAGACCTGCGCATAGCCTTCTCATGTGTTGAGGTTGGCGACAGCGAAGAGCTCTTCAAATGCATCTATCAGGCATGCAAAGAACTCGCCGCGAAGTAA